In the genome of Actinomycetota bacterium, the window GGACGCGCATCGGTTGAGTTGAAGGGCACCGAACTTGGCTACGACCTGTCGACCAACCCTGATCTCGTCACGCGCGTGGTGAGCAGAGTCAAGGAATTGGAATCGCAGGGTTGGTCCTTCGAGGCGGCCGATGCCTCCTTCGAGCTCTTGATGCTCGCAGAAGATGGCCGTGAGCGTGGCTTTGAAGTGGAGTCATGGCGCACGATCGTCGAGCAGGGCGCCGATGGCACCGTGGCATCCGAGGCTACGGTCAAGGTGCATGCCAATGGTGATCGCGTGATCTCAACAGCCGAGGGCAATGGGCCTGTCAATGCTCTTGACAATGCCTTGCGCGCAGCGCTCATCCAGGCCTATCCAGAGTTGGAAAACCTGCGACTGACCGATTACAAGGTGCGGATCCTGGATGGCGGCAGTGGAACCAATGCAGTGACCAGGGTCCTGATCGAGACCACAGACGGTGAGGCGGACTGGACGACGGTCGGCGTTCACGAGAACGTCATTGCCGCTTCCTGGAAGGCCTTGGACGACGCGGTGCGCTTTGGACTGCTGCGCGCCAGCAAGGTGCTTGCTGGGCAGTAGTGCGAATTGGCTGGTCGGTAGGCTCCGATGGTGCGAATCTGCCGAGTTGCCGTTGATGATGAGTTGTTCTTTGGGGTCCTTGAGGGGCTGGACGCCAATGGCGACCCAGGTCCGGGCACGGTCATTGCGCTGCTCGATGGACACCCCTTCGGTGAGTTGATCCCAGACGGCAGGCTCGTGCGTTACGCAGATGCTCGACTGGTCGCTCCCGTGCTTCCCAGCAAGGTTGTGGCGATCGGCAAGAACTATCTGGATCACATCCTGGAAACCGGCCTGGGCGAAGCCCCCGCCGAGCCACTGATGTTTCTCAAGCCGAGTACCGCGGTCATCGGGCCTGGCGAGATGATCGAATTGCCGTGGCAGTCCGAGCACGTCGAGCATGAAGCTGAACTGGCCATCGTCATTGGACGTGTCTGCCGAGAGGTACCGCGGGAACGCGCGCAGGACGTGATCCTTGGATTCACGTGCGCCAACGATGTGACTGCTCGTGATCTCCAGAATCGTGACGGACAATGGACGCGCTCGAAGAGTTTTGACACCTTCTGCCCACTTGGACCTTGGATCGAAACAGACTTCAACTGGGAGCACACCTCGATCCAGTGCCACGTCAATGGCGATCTTCGGCAAGATGGCAACACCTCCGACATGCTGTTCGACATTGCCACTCTTGTTGAAGCAGTCACGGCGGTCATGACTCTGCTGCCCGGCGATGTCATCCTCACTGGCTCGCCAAGTGGTACCAAGCCGATCAAGGCTGGCGACTCTGTCACCGTGCGCATCGATGGCATCGGCGCTTTGACCAACCCGGTCACCGATCGTGCCTGACGTTCGCGTTCGCTTCTGCCCGTCACCAACCGGCAACCCGCATGTCGGGATGATTCGCACCGCGCTGTTCAACTGGGCCTTTGCGCGCAATACCGGTGGAACCTTCGTCTTTCGCATTGAGGACACCGATAGTGCTCGCGATTCAGAGGAGTCCTATGAAGCGCTCCTTGGCGCCCTTCGCTGGCTTGGGCTGACTTGGGACGAAGGACCAGAAGTGGGCGGTCCCTATGGGCCATACCGTCAGTCCCAACGGCTGGACTTGTACGCCGAGGTCGCCAAGCGACTGATCGAGGGCGGTTTTGCCTACCCCTGCTACTGCTCAGCAGAAGAACTTGAAGCCCAGCGCGAACTGGCCAAGCAGGAGAACCGCGCCCCTGGATACGAGGGAACCTGTCGAGAGCTGAGCCCGAGCCAGATTGCGGCATTCGTCGCCGAAGGTCGCTTGCCGGTCATCCGCTTTCGCATGCCCGATCGCGATCACACCTGGGATGACTTGGTTCGCGGGCCGATCACCTTTGGCGCTGAGCATGTGCCGGACTTCGTGCTTGTGCGTGCCAACGGGGAGCCGCTGTACACCCTTGTCAATCCGGTTGATGACGCGAGCATGCGCATCACTCACGTCTTGCGTGGCGAGGATCTGTTGTCATCGACGCCGCGGCAGCTGGCACTCTATGAGGCATTGGCGGCGATTGGCGTCAGCGACGGCAGCATTCCCGCCTTCGGTCATCTGCCCTATGTGATGGGAGAAGGCAACAAGAAGCTGTCCAAGAGGGATCCTGAATCCTCGCTTCAGATGTACCGCGACAACGGTTTCCTTCCGGAAGCCTTGCTCAACTATCTGGCTCTCCTTGGCTGGTCCATGGGTGATGACCAGGAGTTCTTCAGCCTGGAACAGATGGCGCAGGCCTTCAGCCTGGATCGGGTGAGTGCCAATCCGGCCCGTTTTGATCTGAAGAAATGCACAGCCATCAATGGAGATTGGATCCGTGCCCTGCCGGTCGATGAGCTCACTGAGCGACTGATGCCACTTCTGCTTGCTGAAGGCCTTGTGAGCGAGCCCGTGAGCGTTGAGCACCGAGCAGTGCTCGCCGAGGCAGTCCCGCTCATCCAAGAACGCATGGACACCCTGATGCAGGCTCCGGCCATGCTTGGATTTCTGCTTGTCGGTCAGGCCAATTTTGTCGTGGACGAGGCAGATGCAACTGCCTCGCTCGGTGCACAAGCAGAGCCAACCGTCCAGGCTGCACTGGACGCGCTCTCGGAGATTCCTCAGTGGACGACAGACGCAATCCAGGCTGCCTTGCGGGAGTCACTCGTTGAAGGCCTCGGCTTGAAGCCAAAGTTCGCCTTCGGTCCAATTCGTGTGGCCATCACAGGCCGCCGGATTTCGCCACCACTGTTTGAATCCATGGAGATCCTGGGCCGCGATCTGTGTCTAGTACGACTGCGGAGTGCTCTCAGCAGCAACTGAGTTTCGCCGCTGATCCCATACTGCGACAAGCAGGGGCGCGATCAGCATTGCCACCACACCCACCAAGATGAGCGAGAACAGCGAGAAGGTCACCCCGATTGGGCCGAACTGCTCAGCTTGCTGTTGGAGAGTAGGTGGCATGTACGCCGAACTCCAGAACACCAGAAACAGTCTGCTGACTCCACCTAGTACCGCCGTGGGCACGAGCAATTCGTACTTAATTGACGGCACGAGCAGTTTGACGCCGAGGGCATCAAACACAAACCAGATCAGCAGCAGGCCAATGATCGCCAGCAGACTGAAGGCCCATCCGTGTTCCCTGACAACCGTGCGCAGCCCAGAACTGAGTGACAGGAGGACAACTTCCAGGACCACCCAGGCCACTCCACGCCAGAGTTGACTTGGCAGTAGCGATGGGAGTTCGAAGATCTGTCCATAGGTTCGAGAAAGCCGACGCGACAGTGAGAACGCTGAATAGACGGTCAACAGCAGCGCAGTCCACGAGAGGGCGAAGGTTGCTGAGCCAGATGTGAACAATGCACGCACTGCATCCTGCGCAGCGCCTTCGAGTCCAAATCGGCTGTTGATCTGATTCGCCACGATAGTTCCGTCGCTGTCGGCTACCACAGCCACGATGACTATGACCAAAGGCAGCAGCGCGACGAATGCCTGTGCTGCCAGTCCGAATGATCGATCCAGCAGCTGCAGTTCAAAGAATCGTCGAAATACTGCAACCGGGTATGAGCCCAGCACCCATTCACGCATTTGCCAAGCATGCCCGCACTTGAGCGTGCATGTGGAACTTGGGCATTGGTGTCGGGCCGATCGGGAGGGGTGAATTAGGGCCTTGCTCGGCGAACCCCTAATATCTTCCAGTCGGTCACAGCACGTCCCATGGGGTATGGGGTAATTGGCAGCCCAACTGATTCTGGTTCAGTTAGTCTAGGTTCGAGTCCTGGTACCCCAGCGAACGTTGCGATTTTCTCGATCGCCACGTGTGATTGTTGGAGGCGACTCCATCAATTTGGCCCCGTTGTGTAGTGGCCTAGCACGCCGCCCTCTCAAGGCGGTAGCGCGGGTTCGAATCCCGTCGGGGCTACCAGGCCCCCTCCGCATGCGGAGGGGGCCTGAAGTCATTTCTGGGCGATTTCAGGTGGCGATCGCCGATTCCAGCTGCTGTGCTGCGGCCAGGAGAGCAGAGATTTGCGACTTGCTTGGTTTGGCCAACGGGTCGGCTGGGCCAGAAATCGAGATCGCCCCAATCACACTGCCGCTGACATCACGAACCGGAGCGGCAGCTGAGGCAACACCAGGCTCTCGCTGGGCCACCGATTGGGCCCAGCCGCGCTTGCGCACAGTAGCAAGCATCGCCTCGGTGAAGGCGGCGCCTTTCAGCAGCGCACGACGGTCGTCATCTGCTTCCCATGCCGACAGCACCTGCGCTGCCGAGCCGGCCTTCATTGTCAGCAGTGCACCAACCGGCACGGTGTCGCGCAGGCCTCGCAGTGGTTCGGCAGCTGCGATGCACAGGCGCTGCTCACCCGCTCGTCGGTAGACCTGCGCGCTGACACCTGTGGCATCGCGCAGCTCACGGGCGACCATGTCAGCTGCAGCCTCCCAGGTCAGATGCGGGTTGGCCCACTGGTGAATCTGCTCGCCGAGGATGAACTGCCCGGTCGCCGAGCGAGCGACCAGGCCGTGAAACTCCAGGGCGACAGCCAGTCGGTGTGCGGTTGGTCGGGGGAGTGAGGTGGCAGCGGCCAAGCCCGGAAGTGAGCGCGGCTCTTGGGCAAGTGCGCCAAGGATGGCCGCGACTTTGTCAATGACGCCAACTCCGCTACGGTTATTCATATAGTGATATTGACATCTCATATGCTGAGATAGCAAGTCTGGACGAATCGCAAGTCTGAACGAAGGAGTGCACGATGGCAAAGACTTTGGCCGAGAAGGTGTGGGCCGCGCACGTGGTGCGTCAGGCTGCCGGTGAACCAGACCTGCTGTACATCGATCTGCATCTGGTGCATGAGGTCACCAGCCCGCAGGCCTTTGATGGCTTGCGGGCAACTGACCGCAAGGTTCGCCGCCCAGATCTGACCTTGGCGACCGAGGATCACAATGTCCCGACGATCGACATCCTGGCGCCGATTGCTGATCCGATCTCGCGTGCTCAGGTCGATGCCTTGCGCAACAACTGTGCCGAGTTCGGCGTGCCGCTGTACTCACTGGGCAATATCGAACAGGGCATCGTTCACGTTGTGGGTCCTCAGTTGGGCCTGACGCAACCTGGCATGACGGTGGTCTGCGGCGACTCACACACCTCCACGCACGGAGCCTTCGGCGCACTGGCCTTCGGCATCGGCACCAGCGAGGTTGAGCACGTGCTCGCTACCCAGACCCTGCCGCTGAAGCCATTCAAGACGATGGCCGTGACTATCGAAGGAGACCTGCCGGCGGGTGTCTCAGCCAAGGATCTGACTCTGGCAGTCATCGCCCAGATCGGCACCGGTGGCGGGCAGGGCTACGTGCTGGAGTATCGCGGCTCGGCAATTCGTGCGCTCTCGATGGAAGGGCGCATGACTGTGTGCAATATGTCAATTGAAGCCGGGGCCCGCGCGGGAATGGTCGCTCCTGACGAGACCACCTTTGAGTATTTGAAGGGTCGCGAACACGCACCCAAGGGCGCAGATTGGGATGCTGCGGTTGCCTATTGGTCGACTTTGCCAACCGATGCCGATGCCGTGTTTGACGCCGAGGTGCTCTTGGACGCAAGCAAGCTCACCCCGTTCGTCACCTGGGGTACCAACCCAGGGCAGGGGCTGCCTTTGTCAGGCTCAGTCCCCTCGCCGTCGGACGCCAAG includes:
- a CDS encoding IclR family transcriptional regulator C-terminal domain-containing protein: MNNRSGVGVIDKVAAILGALAQEPRSLPGLAAATSLPRPTAHRLAVALEFHGLVARSATGQFILGEQIHQWANPHLTWEAAADMVARELRDATGVSAQVYRRAGEQRLCIAAAEPLRGLRDTVPVGALLTMKAGSAAQVLSAWEADDDRRALLKGAAFTEAMLATVRKRGWAQSVAQREPGVASAAAPVRDVSGSVIGAISISGPADPLAKPSKSQISALLAAAQQLESAIAT
- the gltX gene encoding glutamate--tRNA ligase, with the translated sequence MPDVRVRFCPSPTGNPHVGMIRTALFNWAFARNTGGTFVFRIEDTDSARDSEESYEALLGALRWLGLTWDEGPEVGGPYGPYRQSQRLDLYAEVAKRLIEGGFAYPCYCSAEELEAQRELAKQENRAPGYEGTCRELSPSQIAAFVAEGRLPVIRFRMPDRDHTWDDLVRGPITFGAEHVPDFVLVRANGEPLYTLVNPVDDASMRITHVLRGEDLLSSTPRQLALYEALAAIGVSDGSIPAFGHLPYVMGEGNKKLSKRDPESSLQMYRDNGFLPEALLNYLALLGWSMGDDQEFFSLEQMAQAFSLDRVSANPARFDLKKCTAINGDWIRALPVDELTERLMPLLLAEGLVSEPVSVEHRAVLAEAVPLIQERMDTLMQAPAMLGFLLVGQANFVVDEADATASLGAQAEPTVQAALDALSEIPQWTTDAIQAALRESLVEGLGLKPKFAFGPIRVAITGRRISPPLFESMEILGRDLCLVRLRSALSSN
- a CDS encoding fumarylacetoacetate hydrolase family protein translates to MRICRVAVDDELFFGVLEGLDANGDPGPGTVIALLDGHPFGELIPDGRLVRYADARLVAPVLPSKVVAIGKNYLDHILETGLGEAPAEPLMFLKPSTAVIGPGEMIELPWQSEHVEHEAELAIVIGRVCREVPRERAQDVILGFTCANDVTARDLQNRDGQWTRSKSFDTFCPLGPWIETDFNWEHTSIQCHVNGDLRQDGNTSDMLFDIATLVEAVTAVMTLLPGDVILTGSPSGTKPIKAGDSVTVRIDGIGALTNPVTDRA
- the leuC gene encoding 3-isopropylmalate dehydratase large subunit produces the protein MAKTLAEKVWAAHVVRQAAGEPDLLYIDLHLVHEVTSPQAFDGLRATDRKVRRPDLTLATEDHNVPTIDILAPIADPISRAQVDALRNNCAEFGVPLYSLGNIEQGIVHVVGPQLGLTQPGMTVVCGDSHTSTHGAFGALAFGIGTSEVEHVLATQTLPLKPFKTMAVTIEGDLPAGVSAKDLTLAVIAQIGTGGGQGYVLEYRGSAIRALSMEGRMTVCNMSIEAGARAGMVAPDETTFEYLKGREHAPKGADWDAAVAYWSTLPTDADAVFDAEVLLDASKLTPFVTWGTNPGQGLPLSGSVPSPSDAKDEVDRVAIQSALDYMGLTAGMPLRDIKVDTVFVGSCTNGRIEDLRMVADVLNGRQVNSQVRMLVVPGSVRVKNQAEAEGLDVVIKASGAEWREAGCSMCLAMNPDKLAPGERSASTSNRNFEGRQGPGGRTHLVSPAVAAATAIAGHLAAPADL